From the genome of Lentimonas sp. CC4, one region includes:
- a CDS encoding sulfatase, producing the protein MKRKLTYSLAGMLAMVASALLANAETADSTTAAQGKPNLIIIFTDDQGYADLSCFGGKHVTTPNIDQMAEEGARLTSFYVAAPLCTPSRAALMTGCYPARIDMDVPSSLEIDMPHLPKGRKFPVCLAGDGRGLSPDELTIAEVAQSAGYKTGMFGKWHLGDQPEFLPTRQGFEEYFGIPYSHDIHPKHPRQKFFNFPPLPLLEGETVIELEPNANYLTRRITERAVDFIQRNKDDHFFLYVAHPLPHGPLAASPEIKKAYAQERKTNGKGKPGIFSEAMFEIDWSVGEILNTLKEEGIDENTIVLYTSDNGPSKGSAKPLSGKKGSTLEGGQRVPTVIRWPAGIPAGSDNDELLTAMDVLPTFAKLSGAQLPADLVIDGKDMMPTLTEGAESPHEYFFYAHWGVLEAVRWKSWKLRIVDGKEALYNLDDDIREKRNVATKHPEIVQQLKVAMAGFETEMTAGVRPTITVENPVPLSLK; encoded by the coding sequence ATGAAACGAAAACTCACTTACTCGTTAGCCGGAATGCTTGCGATGGTCGCGTCGGCCCTGCTCGCGAATGCTGAAACCGCGGATTCAACAACGGCCGCGCAGGGCAAACCGAATTTGATCATCATCTTCACCGACGATCAGGGCTACGCCGATCTGAGCTGTTTTGGTGGAAAGCATGTTACCACGCCAAACATCGATCAGATGGCAGAAGAGGGTGCGCGGCTGACTAGTTTCTATGTGGCCGCACCGCTCTGCACGCCGTCGCGCGCTGCGCTGATGACGGGTTGCTACCCTGCACGCATTGATATGGATGTGCCGTCTTCGCTAGAGATTGATATGCCGCATCTTCCCAAGGGTAGAAAGTTTCCCGTCTGTTTGGCTGGCGATGGACGTGGACTCAGTCCGGACGAGCTAACGATCGCCGAAGTCGCGCAATCTGCTGGCTACAAAACCGGGATGTTCGGCAAATGGCACCTGGGGGACCAGCCTGAGTTTTTGCCGACCCGCCAGGGCTTTGAGGAATATTTTGGCATTCCCTACAGTCACGACATTCACCCAAAGCACCCGAGGCAGAAATTCTTTAATTTTCCACCGCTACCACTGCTGGAAGGTGAAACCGTCATTGAGCTGGAGCCAAATGCCAACTACCTAACGCGCCGCATCACTGAGCGCGCAGTCGATTTTATCCAACGCAACAAGGACGACCACTTCTTCCTTTATGTCGCGCATCCCTTACCACACGGGCCGCTCGCGGCTTCGCCTGAAATTAAGAAGGCGTATGCGCAAGAACGCAAAACCAATGGCAAAGGGAAGCCAGGTATTTTTTCAGAGGCCATGTTTGAGATCGATTGGTCGGTTGGAGAGATTCTGAATACACTCAAAGAGGAGGGGATTGATGAGAATACCATCGTGCTGTATACGTCTGATAACGGACCCAGCAAAGGTTCTGCCAAGCCTTTGAGTGGCAAAAAGGGGAGCACTTTGGAGGGCGGTCAACGCGTGCCGACTGTAATCCGCTGGCCAGCCGGAATTCCTGCAGGCAGTGATAACGATGAACTACTCACTGCAATGGACGTGCTTCCTACGTTCGCAAAACTCAGCGGAGCTCAATTGCCAGCGGATCTCGTAATTGATGGCAAAGACATGATGCCCACCCTAACTGAGGGCGCAGAGAGTCCACACGAGTATTTCTTCTATGCGCATTGGGGCGTGCTTGAGGCCGTGCGCTGGAAGTCTTGGAAGTTACGCATCGTCGATGGCAAAGAAGCGCTCTACAATTTGGACGATGATATTCGTGAGAAGAGAAATGTCGCGACCAAGCACCCTGAAATTGTTCAGCAACTTAAGGTTGCGATGGCAGGGTTTGAGACAGAAATGACCGCTGGAGTCCGCCCAACAATCACAGTTGAAAATCCGGTGCCGCTGAGCCTTAAGTAA
- a CDS encoding family 43 glycosylhydrolase, which translates to MKTNKLTLLALLPACFLVSACQTTETKSASPEHKSMTSDLAKTDSNDLIPATRTGDVAKKTVGEVGTVKVTRTALTGIGEEKGVMRRDPSDVIKVGDLYYVWYSKGTIAPGYDATVWYATSPDGLDWTEQGMAVDKGEAGTWEGGSAFTPNILVAEDRYWLFYTGTSGDYHKKPFNPDSKIGIAVSDSPNGPWEKLATNPALTNSDVKSDFDSHLVDDACLVTRGGKYYFYYKGREQGKSPAHTKMGLAIADKPEGPYVKYESNPVIPGNHEVVVWTEGTGVAAMIGPRAPKDIKHSVMYSEDGINFTKTYNVTSGHPWAAGSYRPEAFTDSNTGEPIQWGIEMAVTKGKGKLPYLRRYDVEWSK; encoded by the coding sequence ATGAAAACGAATAAACTCACCCTTCTCGCACTGCTACCCGCGTGCTTCCTTGTCAGTGCTTGTCAAACAACCGAAACGAAGAGTGCTTCGCCCGAGCATAAGTCAATGACTTCGGACTTAGCTAAAACGGACTCCAATGACCTGATTCCAGCGACTCGAACGGGTGATGTCGCAAAGAAGACGGTTGGAGAAGTGGGAACCGTCAAGGTAACGCGCACTGCGCTGACCGGCATCGGCGAGGAGAAAGGTGTCATGCGTCGTGATCCGAGTGATGTGATCAAAGTCGGTGATCTCTATTATGTCTGGTATTCTAAAGGCACAATTGCTCCGGGTTACGATGCGACGGTGTGGTATGCCACCTCGCCGGATGGCTTAGATTGGACAGAGCAAGGTATGGCTGTCGATAAGGGTGAAGCAGGCACTTGGGAGGGAGGGAGTGCCTTCACTCCAAATATCCTCGTGGCCGAAGATCGCTACTGGCTCTTCTACACTGGCACATCTGGGGATTATCACAAGAAGCCATTCAACCCCGATTCAAAGATCGGCATCGCGGTATCTGACTCTCCGAACGGCCCATGGGAGAAACTGGCGACGAACCCTGCGTTAACAAACAGCGATGTTAAGTCTGACTTTGACAGTCACTTGGTCGATGACGCCTGCTTGGTCACTCGTGGCGGAAAATATTATTTTTACTACAAGGGACGTGAGCAAGGTAAGAGCCCCGCTCATACTAAAATGGGTCTCGCGATTGCCGATAAGCCAGAGGGGCCTTACGTGAAATACGAGAGCAACCCTGTGATCCCAGGAAACCACGAGGTCGTCGTATGGACCGAAGGCACTGGCGTCGCCGCGATGATTGGACCGCGCGCACCAAAGGACATTAAGCATTCGGTGATGTATTCTGAAGATGGTATTAATTTCACTAAGACATACAACGTCACTAGCGGTCACCCATGGGCGGCAGGTAGCTATCGTCCCGAAGCATTTACCGACAGTAACACCGGCGAGCCGATTCAATGGGGCATCGAAATGGCGGTCACTAAAGGCAAGGGCAAGTTGCCTTACTTACGCCGCTATGATGTTGAGTGGTCGAAATAA
- a CDS encoding arylsulfatase: protein MNFKILSCLSLMASALFLNAETTPPNVVLIVAEDLGYGDLGCYGATKVSTPNIDDLAANGRMFVDAHSASAASSPSRYALLTGEYPIRALNGKGLWAPARNNSPLLIAVEQATIADLFKTMGYATAMIGNWQLGFGEGGNDWPKLLQFGPLQLGFDYFFGLPVGNSVSPFVYVENDQIVGYDPADPLVYIGPKASKQATPLTPISPEAGQRSDNVFSGAVQAHAIYKDDAVGTQLTEKAIDWMESQEAQPFFLYYSTVQIHHPYTPAPQFRGTSEAGLYGDVIHELDWIVGQIVKSLEAQGVLDNTLIILTSDNGAMFSNAGQEAFKLGHHSSGELLGYKFSAWEGGHRVPFIATWAGNIEPGTVSSQLISTVDLFATFAALTGQVVTGTDSINALPALLEEPTQALREHLVIAARQEQHLALRKGKWVYLPFQGGAGFKGKKPGQNGFAGPPAVTYTGRSNSDIQKGRIKKGAPPAQLYDLETDLGQTVNLYESHPDVVEAMEALLSEYHVNQ from the coding sequence ATGAATTTTAAAATACTAAGCTGTTTGTCTCTCATGGCCTCGGCGCTCTTTTTGAATGCCGAGACAACGCCTCCGAATGTCGTCCTAATCGTGGCGGAGGATCTTGGGTATGGCGATTTGGGGTGCTATGGTGCCACCAAAGTAAGCACACCCAACATCGACGACTTAGCCGCGAATGGCCGTATGTTCGTGGATGCTCATTCGGCTTCCGCTGCGAGCTCTCCGTCGCGCTACGCGCTGTTGACCGGGGAGTATCCTATTCGTGCATTGAATGGAAAAGGTCTGTGGGCTCCGGCTCGAAATAATTCGCCGCTGCTGATCGCTGTGGAGCAAGCAACGATCGCGGACCTGTTTAAAACAATGGGCTATGCGACTGCGATGATCGGCAACTGGCAATTAGGGTTTGGCGAAGGTGGCAACGATTGGCCGAAGCTGCTGCAGTTTGGGCCGTTGCAACTCGGCTTTGATTACTTCTTTGGACTGCCTGTGGGCAATAGTGTGAGTCCGTTTGTCTATGTGGAAAATGACCAGATCGTTGGGTATGATCCAGCAGATCCGTTGGTCTATATTGGGCCCAAAGCGTCGAAGCAAGCGACACCACTCACACCGATTTCGCCAGAAGCGGGTCAGCGCTCTGACAACGTCTTTAGTGGGGCAGTGCAGGCGCATGCGATTTACAAGGACGATGCGGTTGGCACCCAGCTCACCGAGAAGGCGATCGACTGGATGGAGTCGCAAGAGGCACAGCCCTTTTTTCTCTATTACTCGACGGTTCAAATTCACCACCCCTACACACCTGCGCCGCAATTTCGCGGCACTAGCGAGGCTGGTCTGTATGGCGATGTGATCCATGAGTTAGATTGGATTGTCGGGCAGATTGTGAAAAGCCTAGAGGCGCAAGGTGTGTTAGATAACACGCTGATTATTCTAACGAGTGATAATGGCGCGATGTTTAGTAATGCAGGGCAGGAGGCCTTCAAGTTGGGGCATCATAGCAGCGGCGAGTTATTGGGGTATAAGTTTAGTGCATGGGAAGGGGGGCACCGTGTGCCGTTTATCGCTACATGGGCTGGCAACATTGAGCCGGGAACGGTGTCGTCGCAATTGATCAGCACGGTTGATTTGTTTGCCACGTTTGCTGCACTGACTGGCCAAGTGGTAACGGGCACTGACAGTATCAATGCGCTGCCAGCTCTATTGGAAGAACCTACGCAGGCACTTCGCGAGCACCTTGTCATTGCCGCGCGACAGGAGCAGCACCTGGCACTGCGCAAGGGAAAATGGGTGTATCTTCCTTTTCAAGGCGGTGCCGGCTTTAAGGGAAAGAAGCCCGGCCAAAACGGATTCGCAGGCCCACCAGCAGTCACTTACACGGGGCGTAGCAACAGCGATATCCAGAAAGGTAGAATCAAAAAGGGTGCGCCGCCGGCACAATTATACGACCTTGAAACGGACTTAGGTCAAACGGTCAACTTGTATGAATCGCACCCAGACGTGGTTGAAGCAATGGAGGCATTGCTATCAGAGTATCACGTAAACCAGTGA
- a CDS encoding family 43 glycosylhydrolase, whose protein sequence is MKSYKRLFLALLPACFLCAPTVNAEPQDLGTVEFSRTKLTGIGEEAGVSRRDPSDVIKVGDLYYIWYSRGPVRTGYDATVWYATSEDGINWTEKGQAVGKSTEPGAWDEASVFTPNILVAEDKYWLFFTGISKNMKVRPDSKIGIAVSDSPDGPWERLPNNPVLSNSPNKEDFDSHLVDDSCLIVRDGKYWFYYKGRQLGKKASQTQMGLAIAEKPGGPYVRHEANPVIPGNHEVVVWPQGTGVGAMIGKVGPKDLVRTIQYSEDGVNFTTTHKMSEEAFAGGTYRPEAFTDSNTGEGPTWGVEIGKGKKLLCIQRFDLEWSE, encoded by the coding sequence ATGAAATCATACAAACGTCTCTTCCTCGCGCTCCTACCGGCATGCTTCCTTTGCGCGCCTACAGTCAACGCAGAGCCACAGGATCTTGGCACTGTCGAATTCAGTCGCACGAAGCTGACTGGTATCGGCGAAGAAGCCGGGGTCTCACGCCGTGATCCCAGTGATGTGATCAAAGTGGGTGACCTCTACTACATCTGGTATTCGCGCGGCCCCGTGAGAACGGGCTATGATGCGACCGTATGGTATGCCACTTCTGAGGATGGTATCAACTGGACTGAAAAAGGTCAGGCGGTTGGCAAGAGCACCGAGCCAGGTGCGTGGGATGAAGCGAGTGTATTCACGCCGAACATTCTAGTGGCTGAAGATAAATATTGGCTGTTCTTCACTGGGATCTCCAAGAATATGAAAGTGAGGCCGGATTCGAAAATCGGCATCGCGGTATCCGACTCGCCGGATGGCCCTTGGGAACGTTTGCCGAATAATCCAGTGTTATCAAATAGTCCGAACAAGGAGGACTTTGATAGTCACTTGGTGGACGATTCTTGCCTGATTGTGCGCGATGGGAAATACTGGTTTTACTACAAAGGTCGTCAGCTCGGCAAAAAGGCCTCTCAAACTCAGATGGGGCTAGCGATCGCAGAGAAGCCAGGCGGCCCGTATGTGCGTCATGAAGCGAACCCAGTCATTCCTGGAAATCACGAAGTGGTTGTGTGGCCCCAGGGCACAGGAGTCGGTGCGATGATCGGTAAAGTTGGACCTAAGGATCTGGTGCGCACCATTCAGTATTCAGAGGATGGTGTGAACTTCACCACCACGCACAAGATGAGCGAGGAAGCCTTTGCAGGCGGCACGTATCGCCCCGAAGCATTTACTGACAGCAATACAGGCGAGGGGCCGACTTGGGGTGTTGAAATCGGCAAGGGCAAGAAGCTCCTATGCATTCAACGCTTCGACCTTGAGTGGTCGGAGTAA
- a CDS encoding glycoside hydrolase N-terminal domain-containing protein — MKLLKLLCLSFSLCSFATGSELTLRYDEPAADDLGERFGKGRSNYIKEALPLGNGRLGTMFSGGVELERLMFNDITLWWNGKRGTDVVTQSGAREGAYKNLEKVRDVYRSGNIGSGPDSMESMSTKYLSTQEPLGSYTTMTNVSIETGHTLAEVKNYERSLDLMTGMGLVKYDLDDSSYQREFFCSHPHDATGARFTSTNEPLDLTIKVHTVHSIESTEFRDDTLWVTVKVDMVEDPVFLMQAIYIDADGGTVSADQNGTVKITGTNEVRLFSTAYSDYLPIFPAFKGRDYVKDLEASIATLKKVGYDAVKESHIADFSALMARCQFELDFEPSGKTTDLMIKEKVGAELEVLHFQFARYLQLGCSRTAPVPSNLQGLWNADKTAMWNGDYHTDINLAMNYWMPDPSNLSESFRPYVEFMKVVAESGKHNAREVFGINKGWSMGLNGNVYGFTAQNVHGRRNQQAGHWLCQNLYEHYAFNQDRKYLEEIFPIMKGAVEFFVEFLAPIGDGSLAVFPTWSPECHYNPTNPDQSARMKHNKQVMGANWDQQLLVNLFTDFIEASLILDRDPELRASLRELLPKLAPQKIGRHGQIQEWPEDWDDPKNRHRHISHLIALHPGRDFSPLSTPELYDAALVTMKHRGDDATGWSVGWKTCFWARLHNGDRAHSIYKLLLAKKVHPNLFDFHPPFQIDGNFGAAAGVCEMLLQSHLRSIDSSATEIAEATYVAYEPTADNEKVFVATVPPNSLVDAPFILHLLPALPSEWRKGSISGMKARGGFLVDIAWEGGQLKTAKITASKDGTFRLYHDEQLSNNISLKAGESYSYAK; from the coding sequence ATGAAACTTCTCAAACTCCTCTGTCTCAGTTTTTCTCTATGCTCCTTCGCGACCGGGAGCGAATTGACACTCCGCTACGATGAGCCCGCGGCGGACGATCTTGGCGAACGATTCGGCAAAGGGAGATCGAACTATATAAAGGAAGCGCTTCCTCTCGGGAACGGCCGCCTTGGAACCATGTTTTCCGGTGGCGTCGAGCTAGAGCGCCTCATGTTCAATGACATCACCCTCTGGTGGAATGGTAAGCGTGGCACCGACGTGGTCACCCAATCTGGCGCACGCGAGGGAGCCTACAAAAACCTCGAAAAAGTCAGAGACGTCTACCGCAGCGGAAACATCGGCTCAGGCCCAGACTCTATGGAGTCAATGTCGACCAAGTATCTCTCCACTCAGGAGCCACTCGGAAGCTACACCACCATGACCAACGTCTCGATTGAGACAGGGCATACTCTGGCAGAGGTCAAAAACTACGAGCGGTCCCTCGATCTCATGACTGGTATGGGCTTGGTTAAATACGATCTGGACGATTCCTCCTACCAGCGCGAATTTTTCTGCAGCCACCCGCATGACGCAACTGGAGCACGTTTCACATCAACCAATGAACCTCTCGATCTCACGATTAAGGTTCACACCGTCCACAGCATCGAATCGACTGAGTTCCGTGACGACACTCTTTGGGTGACCGTCAAAGTGGACATGGTCGAGGACCCTGTCTTCCTGATGCAGGCCATCTACATTGATGCAGATGGAGGCACCGTCAGTGCAGATCAAAATGGAACCGTCAAAATCACAGGCACAAACGAGGTTCGCCTTTTCTCCACAGCCTACAGCGACTACCTCCCGATCTTTCCTGCTTTTAAAGGCCGTGACTACGTCAAAGACCTAGAGGCAAGCATCGCTACTCTGAAGAAGGTCGGCTACGACGCTGTTAAGGAAAGCCACATCGCAGACTTTTCGGCACTAATGGCTCGCTGCCAGTTCGAGCTCGATTTCGAGCCGTCTGGTAAAACAACCGATCTCATGATCAAAGAGAAGGTCGGAGCCGAACTTGAAGTGCTCCACTTTCAGTTCGCCCGCTACCTCCAACTCGGTTGCTCCCGCACTGCCCCAGTCCCATCCAACCTCCAAGGACTGTGGAATGCTGATAAAACTGCTATGTGGAACGGCGACTACCACACGGACATCAACCTCGCCATGAACTACTGGATGCCAGATCCATCCAACCTCTCCGAGTCTTTCCGCCCCTATGTCGAATTCATGAAAGTCGTCGCAGAGTCCGGTAAGCATAATGCGCGAGAAGTCTTCGGCATCAATAAAGGCTGGAGCATGGGGCTTAATGGCAACGTCTATGGCTTCACCGCGCAGAACGTGCATGGCCGCCGCAATCAGCAAGCAGGCCACTGGCTCTGCCAAAACCTCTACGAACACTATGCGTTCAACCAAGACCGTAAATACCTAGAGGAAATCTTTCCAATCATGAAGGGTGCCGTCGAGTTCTTCGTCGAATTCCTAGCCCCCATCGGTGATGGCTCGCTCGCGGTATTCCCCACATGGTCTCCTGAGTGTCATTACAATCCAACGAACCCGGATCAATCAGCGAGAATGAAACACAACAAGCAAGTCATGGGCGCGAACTGGGATCAGCAACTCCTCGTGAACCTGTTTACCGACTTCATCGAAGCATCGCTCATCCTTGACCGAGACCCCGAGCTTCGCGCCTCACTTAGAGAACTCTTGCCCAAGCTCGCGCCACAAAAGATTGGACGCCATGGCCAGATTCAAGAATGGCCTGAAGACTGGGATGATCCTAAGAACAGACATCGACACATCTCACATCTCATCGCTCTGCACCCAGGCCGCGACTTCTCCCCCCTTAGCACGCCAGAGCTCTACGACGCAGCGCTCGTAACCATGAAACACCGCGGCGATGACGCGACTGGATGGAGCGTCGGCTGGAAGACCTGCTTCTGGGCGCGCCTACACAATGGCGACCGTGCACACAGCATCTACAAGCTGCTCCTCGCCAAGAAAGTTCATCCAAATCTCTTCGACTTCCACCCACCGTTTCAGATTGATGGCAACTTTGGTGCCGCTGCCGGCGTCTGTGAAATGCTCCTCCAGAGCCATCTGCGCAGCATAGACTCTAGCGCAACAGAAATTGCGGAAGCAACCTACGTCGCTTACGAGCCCACCGCAGACAACGAAAAAGTATTCGTCGCCACAGTGCCTCCAAACTCACTCGTAGATGCACCCTTCATTCTGCACTTACTACCCGCACTACCATCTGAGTGGAGAAAAGGCAGCATCTCAGGTATGAAAGCTAGAGGTGGTTTTCTAGTAGACATCGCGTGGGAAGGCGGACAACTCAAGACTGCTAAAATCACCGCCAGTAAAGACGGCACCTTCCGCCTTTACCACGACGAGCAGCTCTCGAATAACATCAGCCTAAAAGCTGGAGAAAGCTACAGCTACGCAAAGTAG
- a CDS encoding family 43 glycosylhydrolase, producing the protein MKNNMKCMVLVSALVALSTVTTASEDLDPKNHKEIYAEAFKFWKQEVKVDPTPASDAQVVITVSDTPTLQTPEWKRRDPSDIIRVGDTYYVWYAKIHQSEQGFPGGWSANTWYATSKDGVDWQEQGIAIDKGGAGAWDEGGVYTPNILAYKGIYYLAYTGVKAPFNIPHNLASIGMAVSESPDGPWTKLGDNPMVTPTDSYDAPDGFLCDDTVFVVREDKIWLYYKGYPKTIDAEGKDIRVRQRTFLLVAVADKPEGPYVKHGEILHEGHEAVLWKNPDGSVGSLCTSHGPSLYYESTDGINFKSMNPITSQKALGMYRADFEEGNIGARPTWGISAEKNKDGLGLRRIEIKWP; encoded by the coding sequence ATGAAAAACAACATGAAATGCATGGTCTTAGTTTCAGCACTTGTCGCTCTATCGACAGTGACTACTGCATCTGAAGACTTAGACCCCAAGAACCATAAGGAGATCTACGCCGAAGCTTTTAAGTTCTGGAAACAAGAAGTGAAGGTGGATCCGACACCAGCCAGTGATGCGCAGGTGGTGATTACAGTTTCGGATACACCCACTCTGCAGACACCGGAGTGGAAGCGCCGAGATCCCAGTGATATCATTCGTGTGGGGGATACCTATTATGTGTGGTATGCAAAAATCCATCAGAGTGAGCAAGGCTTCCCCGGTGGCTGGAGTGCGAATACTTGGTATGCGACAAGTAAAGATGGTGTCGATTGGCAAGAGCAAGGAATCGCCATAGATAAGGGTGGGGCCGGAGCTTGGGATGAAGGTGGAGTCTATACGCCGAATATTTTGGCCTATAAGGGTATATATTACCTCGCTTACACTGGTGTGAAAGCACCTTTCAATATTCCTCATAATTTAGCTTCGATCGGTATGGCTGTTTCGGAGTCGCCAGATGGCCCCTGGACAAAATTGGGGGACAATCCGATGGTCACGCCGACTGATTCTTACGATGCTCCGGATGGATTCCTTTGCGATGATACTGTATTTGTCGTTAGAGAGGATAAGATATGGCTCTATTACAAAGGTTACCCGAAGACCATCGATGCGGAGGGTAAAGACATACGTGTAAGGCAGAGAACGTTTCTCTTGGTTGCGGTCGCGGATAAACCCGAGGGCCCCTATGTGAAGCACGGGGAAATCTTGCATGAAGGGCATGAGGCGGTGCTTTGGAAGAATCCTGATGGTAGTGTCGGTTCCCTTTGCACCTCCCATGGTCCATCGCTCTACTATGAGTCTACGGACGGTATCAACTTTAAGAGCATGAATCCGATTACCTCGCAAAAAGCCCTTGGAATGTATCGGGCTGATTTTGAAGAAGGCAATATAGGGGCACGACCCACCTGGGGGATTTCTGCAGAAAAGAACAAAGACGGCCTCGGCTTGCGTCGCATTGAGATCAAATGGCCATAA
- a CDS encoding sulfatase — protein MKKQLTYLLLGLLSISAWTHAESTRPNFIIIFTDDQGYQDLGCYGSPDIKTPRIDRMADEGMRFTSFYAQTVCGPSRAALMTGCYPLRLARQDDPNSIHPELHTDEITIAEVLKGQGYATAAFGKWDLAGHNPAHAKTELLPPYQGFDTYFGTPGSNDSSVNLIRGTETIERKADMAMLTERYTDEALTFIEAHRDAPFFVYLAHTMPHTKLAASKDFKGKSAGGLYGDVIEELDFNVGRVLDKVSALGLDETTYIIFTSDNGPWLIRKNHGGHAEPLRSGKTSFWEGGLRVPCIIRAPGKVPAGTESDAIAATIDLMPTLATLAGTMAPTDRVIDGVDLSELIHGEVVDIDRSYFYYQHDCLRAVRSGKWKLILPHTEPVKGSIATNWKRHIDKSDAIRITEARLYNLEADISETTDVAAQYPELVAQLTKLADSARADLGDHGVFGANARTFGADRRTLSTEPNYGPATASSKKKKK, from the coding sequence ATGAAAAAACAGCTCACCTATTTATTGCTCGGATTACTCTCGATCTCCGCATGGACGCATGCGGAGTCTACCAGGCCAAATTTCATCATCATCTTTACCGATGATCAGGGCTATCAGGATTTGGGCTGCTACGGATCGCCAGATATTAAGACGCCGCGCATTGACCGTATGGCGGACGAGGGCATGCGCTTTACCAGCTTCTATGCGCAGACCGTTTGCGGACCCTCACGCGCTGCGTTGATGACCGGGTGCTACCCACTGCGACTAGCGCGTCAAGACGACCCGAATTCGATTCACCCTGAGTTACACACGGACGAGATTACGATTGCTGAAGTGTTGAAAGGGCAGGGCTATGCCACAGCTGCCTTTGGCAAATGGGATTTGGCGGGGCACAATCCGGCACATGCCAAAACGGAGCTACTCCCGCCGTATCAAGGATTTGATACCTATTTTGGAACACCTGGGAGCAATGACAGTTCGGTTAATCTGATCCGTGGCACCGAAACGATTGAGCGCAAGGCGGATATGGCGATGCTGACTGAACGCTATACTGACGAGGCGTTGACATTTATTGAGGCGCACCGAGATGCCCCGTTTTTTGTCTATTTGGCGCATACGATGCCACATACCAAGTTGGCGGCTTCTAAAGACTTTAAAGGCAAGTCAGCTGGCGGGCTTTATGGTGATGTTATCGAAGAGTTGGATTTCAATGTCGGTCGGGTGCTCGATAAGGTCAGCGCACTCGGGCTCGATGAGACGACCTATATTATCTTTACCAGTGACAACGGGCCATGGCTGATTCGAAAGAATCACGGAGGTCATGCGGAGCCGCTGCGCAGTGGCAAGACTTCCTTCTGGGAAGGCGGCTTGCGGGTGCCATGTATCATACGCGCACCGGGCAAGGTTCCTGCGGGCACCGAGTCGGATGCCATCGCGGCCACGATCGACCTGATGCCGACACTCGCCACGCTGGCGGGGACTATGGCTCCCACTGACCGTGTGATCGATGGTGTTGATCTCTCTGAGCTTATTCACGGTGAAGTGGTCGATATCGACCGCAGTTATTTTTATTATCAACACGACTGCCTGAGAGCGGTTCGTTCAGGTAAATGGAAACTGATCTTGCCACACACTGAGCCAGTGAAGGGGAGTATTGCGACGAATTGGAAGCGACACATTGATAAATCCGATGCGATACGTATTACAGAGGCGCGATTGTATAACTTGGAGGCAGACATCAGCGAGACCACAGATGTGGCTGCCCAATATCCGGAGCTTGTCGCACAGTTAACAAAACTCGCAGACTCGGCTCGCGCTGATCTCGGAGACCATGGTGTCTTCGGTGCAAATGCCCGCACGTTTGGTGCGGATCGACGAACGCTTTCTACCGAGCCAAACTATGGTCCCGCCACAGCAAGCTCGAAGAAGAAAAAGAAGTGA